The Snodgrassella alvi wkB2 genome window below encodes:
- the folD gene encoding bifunctional methylenetetrahydrofolate dehydrogenase/methenyltetrahydrofolate cyclohydrolase FolD, whose protein sequence is MTAQLIDGKKISQQILQELTIRVQQRLDNQLRRPCLAVVLVGEDPASTVYVRNKKRACETIGFESRSYELPVHTTEAELLALIDEMNADNGIDGILVQLPLPAHIDSQQVLERIVPHKDVDGFHPYNVGRLAVKMPLMRPCTPKGVMTLLDACQVPVTGKKAVVVGASNIVGRPQALELLLARATVTICHSATRNLAQEVAAADIVVVGVGIPNFVKGEWIKPGAVVIDVGINRLENGQLCGDVEFDAARERASMITPVPGGVGPMTIATLMENTLKAAEIHNTKQS, encoded by the coding sequence ATGACCGCTCAACTCATTGATGGTAAAAAAATTTCTCAACAAATCCTGCAAGAATTAACCATTCGTGTACAGCAGCGTCTGGATAATCAGCTACGCCGCCCCTGTCTGGCTGTGGTTCTGGTTGGTGAAGATCCGGCCAGTACAGTATATGTACGCAATAAAAAGCGTGCCTGTGAAACCATTGGTTTTGAATCCCGCAGTTACGAGCTGCCTGTACATACCACAGAAGCCGAATTACTAGCCTTGATTGACGAAATGAATGCAGATAATGGTATAGACGGAATTCTGGTGCAATTACCACTGCCTGCACATATTGACAGTCAGCAGGTACTGGAACGGATTGTGCCTCATAAAGATGTAGATGGTTTTCATCCGTATAATGTTGGCCGGCTGGCGGTAAAAATGCCATTAATGCGTCCGTGTACACCTAAAGGGGTAATGACATTACTGGATGCCTGTCAGGTACCAGTCACCGGTAAAAAAGCTGTTGTAGTAGGCGCTTCAAATATTGTCGGCCGACCGCAGGCGTTAGAATTACTTCTGGCACGTGCGACAGTCACAATCTGTCATAGCGCCACCCGGAATCTGGCACAGGAAGTTGCTGCTGCTGATATTGTGGTTGTAGGCGTCGGCATTCCGAACTTTGTTAAAGGTGAATGGATTAAACCCGGGGCTGTAGTAATAGATGTGGGAATTAACCGTCTGGAAAACGGACAGTTGTGCGGGGATGTAGAGTTTGATGCAGCCAGAGAACGTGCTTCTATGATTACACCGGTACCGGGCGGAGTAGGCCCTATGACCATAGCTACCTTAATGGAAAACACATTGAAAGCAGCAGAAATTCACAATACAAAACAATCGTGA
- the lpxB gene encoding lipid-A-disaccharide synthase: protein MNKAATELPILTIALCAGEASGDLLGAHLMNAIRTRYPRVQFVGIGGPRMLAAGIQSLYDQEKLAVRGFVEVVKKLPEILAIRRGLIRSLKQIKPQVFVGIDAPDFNLGVAESLKQAGIATVHYVSPSVWAWRRKRVKKIVKQVDEVLCLFPMEPELYRQAGGRARFVGHPLAQTLPLVIDRKAKRQQLKLSEQAPVFVLMPGSRVSEIDFMAPIFLQAAEIIHQRYPQAQFLLPLATAATRQRMQDILAQPVWQKLPIRLMSAHAEMACQAADVALVTSGTATLEVALCQCPMVISYKISPLTYAYVKHKIKVPYVGLPNILLDRGVVPELLQSNATPQKLAEAVIHWYESPQEVQDLQADFSALHQQLRLNTDELSAQAVLQHATGQI from the coding sequence ATGAATAAAGCTGCAACTGAACTTCCCATTTTAACCATAGCCTTGTGTGCCGGCGAAGCATCTGGTGATTTACTGGGTGCCCATTTGATGAATGCGATTCGTACACGATATCCGCGGGTACAGTTCGTTGGTATTGGCGGACCGCGGATGCTGGCAGCCGGAATACAAAGTCTCTATGATCAGGAAAAACTGGCAGTACGCGGTTTTGTTGAAGTTGTCAAAAAACTACCGGAAATTCTGGCCATTCGTCGCGGCCTGATTCGTTCACTGAAACAAATCAAACCACAGGTATTTGTCGGTATTGATGCACCGGATTTCAATCTGGGTGTTGCCGAAAGTTTAAAACAGGCCGGTATTGCTACCGTACATTATGTCAGTCCGTCTGTCTGGGCATGGCGGCGTAAACGGGTAAAAAAGATTGTTAAACAGGTGGACGAGGTATTATGCCTGTTTCCGATGGAACCGGAACTATACCGGCAGGCAGGCGGACGGGCACGTTTTGTCGGACATCCTCTTGCTCAGACTTTGCCACTGGTTATTGACAGAAAGGCGAAAAGGCAGCAGCTGAAACTGTCTGAACAGGCTCCAGTGTTTGTTTTAATGCCGGGCAGCCGGGTCAGTGAAATTGATTTCATGGCACCGATTTTTTTACAGGCTGCTGAAATTATTCACCAGCGTTATCCTCAGGCTCAGTTTTTACTACCACTGGCTACGGCGGCAACACGGCAGCGTATGCAGGATATTCTGGCTCAGCCGGTGTGGCAAAAATTGCCGATACGTTTAATGTCTGCACATGCAGAAATGGCCTGTCAGGCAGCCGATGTTGCACTGGTTACCAGCGGTACAGCCACGCTCGAAGTGGCTTTATGCCAATGCCCGATGGTAATCAGCTATAAAATCTCACCTTTAACCTATGCATATGTCAAACATAAAATTAAAGTGCCGTATGTTGGTTTGCCTAATATTCTGTTAGACAGAGGTGTGGTACCTGAATTACTGCAAAGTAATGCAACACCACAAAAACTGGCAGAGGCTGTGATTCACTGGTACGAATCGCCACAGGAAGTACAGGATTTGCAGGCAGACTTTTCAGCACTACATCAGCAGCTGCGTTTGAATACTGATGAACTGTCTGCACAGGCGGTATTGCAGCATGCAACGGGGCAAATATGA
- the rnhB gene encoding ribonuclease HII gives MNTELMVLPSHAGVDEAGRGPLVGSVYAAAVILPADYDLPGLTDSKKLSEKKRDELAILIKQQATAWSVAAADVAEIHQFNILFATMRAMARAVAGLHIQPAKVWIDGNRIPVDMTLPAEAVVKGDLKIAAISAASILAKTARDAEMYELDKCYPQYGFARHKGYGTAAHLAALQQFGVLPQHRQDFAPVKALLAQGKYCL, from the coding sequence ATGAATACAGAGCTGATGGTATTACCCAGCCATGCCGGTGTAGACGAAGCCGGTCGTGGTCCGTTAGTTGGCAGTGTATATGCAGCAGCAGTTATTTTACCGGCAGATTATGATTTACCCGGTCTTACTGATTCAAAAAAACTGTCCGAGAAAAAGCGTGATGAGCTGGCAATATTAATTAAGCAGCAGGCAACTGCATGGTCTGTAGCTGCAGCAGACGTGGCAGAAATACACCAATTTAATATTCTGTTTGCAACTATGCGTGCCATGGCTCGTGCTGTAGCCGGTTTGCATATTCAGCCGGCTAAAGTGTGGATAGATGGCAATCGCATTCCTGTTGATATGACTTTGCCGGCAGAAGCAGTAGTTAAAGGCGATCTCAAAATAGCCGCTATTTCAGCCGCCTCTATTCTGGCCAAAACGGCACGTGATGCAGAGATGTATGAGCTGGATAAATGTTATCCGCAGTATGGTTTTGCCCGTCATAAAGGCTATGGTACAGCCGCACATCTTGCTGCATTGCAACAGTTTGGTGTACTGCCACAGCACCGGCAGGATTTTGCACCTGTGAAAGCCTTGCTGGCGCAGGGAAAATACTGTCTCTGA
- the dksA gene encoding RNA polymerase-binding protein DksA, translated as MAKLTEQDIQAWNGPEEEYMNEEHQAFFRDLLLKLQDELIHNANNTAGHLQEQATTPDPADRATLEEEYALELRTRDRERKLLSKIQASLRQLDEGDYGFCQDTGEPIGLKRLLARPTATLSVEAQERRERIKKQFVD; from the coding sequence ATGGCCAAACTCACAGAACAAGACATCCAGGCCTGGAATGGCCCTGAAGAAGAATACATGAATGAAGAACACCAAGCTTTCTTCCGTGATTTGCTGTTAAAACTCCAGGATGAGCTGATTCATAATGCCAACAATACGGCCGGACATTTACAGGAGCAGGCTACTACGCCTGATCCTGCAGACCGCGCAACACTGGAAGAAGAATATGCATTAGAATTGCGCACCCGTGACCGTGAACGTAAGTTATTAAGTAAAATTCAGGCTTCATTGCGCCAACTAGACGAAGGCGATTATGGCTTTTGTCAGGATACCGGCGAACCTATTGGTCTGAAACGGCTACTCGCTCGCCCTACTGCAACTTTGTCGGTAGAAGCGCAGGAACGACGTGAACGAATTAAAAAACAGTTTGTTGATTAA
- a CDS encoding YggT family protein has translation MISKTLFLLASALSIICWARLLLQWAKLPFLHPLAQFCVRSTNWLVRPLRKIIPPLYQWDIACILATVIIYYLACTLNLFISLRWVLPDIRTIAASLALCILFSLKALCYVLFIGLVIRMFLSLSKPYSILLFTLQRIYAPLTRPFAFMRIGKYDFSATIILLVLWLCLEWWLPQASSKISYWLIFG, from the coding sequence GTGATTAGTAAAACATTATTTTTATTAGCCAGTGCACTGAGTATTATATGCTGGGCCCGGCTTCTGTTACAGTGGGCTAAATTACCTTTTCTGCATCCTCTGGCTCAGTTTTGTGTACGTAGTACCAACTGGCTGGTACGCCCTCTGCGTAAAATTATACCACCATTGTACCAATGGGATATTGCCTGCATTCTGGCTACTGTCATTATTTATTACCTGGCATGTACGTTAAATCTGTTTATCAGCCTTAGATGGGTATTACCGGATATTCGCACTATTGCAGCCAGTCTGGCTCTTTGCATTCTGTTTTCCCTGAAAGCACTGTGCTATGTATTATTCATCGGGCTGGTAATAAGAATGTTTTTAAGTCTGAGCAAACCTTATTCAATACTGCTATTTACCTTGCAACGTATCTATGCTCCGTTAACCCGTCCGTTTGCCTTTATGCGTATTGGTAAATATGATTTTTCTGCGACAATTATTCTGCTTGTGCTCTGGCTTTGTCTCGAATGGTGGCTGCCGCAGGCAAGCAGTAAGATTTCATACTGGCTGATATTCGGATAA
- the proC gene encoding pyrroline-5-carboxylate reductase yields MNVYFLGGGNMATAIVAGMTQQGGYEIEVIDRNQDKRQYLSERYQVRTSAKLTELAATDILVLAVKPQDMQQATTGIRLNGALVLSIAAGLTISTLSQFLGNHQRIIRIMPNTPCQIGQGISGMYAPAGISKADKTIAENIMRTTGEVVWLEEESGINRIAGISGSGPAYVFYFLNALQQAAIQQGFSPEEAHRLTLDTFKGAVNLAEQSGTEFAQLQKNVTSKGGTTFAATSVFDRHQLTQVVIDGVAASVARAEEMQQQLAPF; encoded by the coding sequence ATGAACGTATATTTTCTTGGCGGTGGCAATATGGCAACAGCTATCGTAGCCGGTATGACTCAGCAAGGCGGTTATGAGATTGAAGTAATTGACCGTAATCAGGATAAACGACAATATCTAAGCGAACGATATCAGGTACGTACCAGTGCTAAATTAACTGAACTGGCAGCCACAGATATCCTGGTACTGGCAGTTAAACCGCAAGATATGCAGCAGGCTACTACCGGTATCCGGCTTAACGGTGCGCTTGTATTAAGCATAGCAGCAGGCTTAACAATAAGTACTTTAAGTCAGTTTCTGGGTAATCACCAGCGTATTATCCGTATTATGCCCAATACCCCCTGCCAGATTGGTCAGGGAATCTCCGGTATGTATGCACCGGCAGGCATAAGTAAAGCAGACAAAACCATAGCAGAAAATATCATGCGCACAACAGGCGAAGTAGTATGGCTGGAAGAAGAAAGTGGCATTAATCGTATCGCTGGTATTAGTGGCAGTGGTCCGGCCTATGTCTTCTATTTTCTTAATGCCCTGCAACAGGCTGCCATACAACAGGGTTTCAGCCCTGAAGAGGCTCATCGTTTAACACTTGATACATTCAAAGGTGCGGTAAATCTGGCAGAACAGTCTGGCACCGAATTTGCTCAACTACAAAAAAATGTAACATCTAAAGGTGGCACCACATTTGCTGCGACTTCAGTTTTTGACCGGCATCAGCTGACACAGGTTGTAATTGACGGTGTTGCTGCCAGTGTTGCGCGAGCAGAAGAAATGCAGCAACAACTTGCACCTTTTTAA
- a CDS encoding vWA domain-containing protein: protein MLKIKAIGRKASYSLVLVLLTSILSACNTAGTSSRDRVSSTDSTSNQSDGYYANMSAGYKTSFSEESLSLRKSKPSSSSVEYNSRIGFRGADYQSPGLRAVFETQQPDTAQYKNYSDNPVKQVVTEPVSTFSLDMDTASYANSRRFIAHGRMPHPDAVRVEEFINYFPSTSNEKLTSITGSPFSAGYELAPSPWNTDKVLLRVNIKANDVNFNQLPPSNLVFLVDTSGSMYGEDRLDLLKESLKLLVNKLRPQDKVSIVAYAGSAGVALEPTSGSNKAKILAAIDKFEAGGSTAGGEGLQLAYKMAERGKVNGGINRILLATDGDFNVGINSTEELKAFVSREKEKGITLSTLGFGDDNFNDAMMVQIADAGNGNYSYIDSLEEAQKVLQEEMSATLVTVAKDVKAQIEFNPAQVLEYRQIGYEKRQLKQEDFNNDKVDAGDIGAGKKLTVLYELTLAGGKPSIDPLRYQNKKSAPAINANNNEIAFLKLRWKAPRGQKSELASLPIEKKALASSFASAGVETRFMAAVAAYGQKLRNNPELSKTSYQQIASWANNAKGEDKQGYRAEFVKLVRKAAALDDKDN from the coding sequence ATGTTAAAAATAAAAGCAATAGGTCGTAAGGCTTCTTATAGTTTAGTCTTGGTGTTATTAACCAGCATACTGAGTGCTTGTAATACGGCTGGCACCAGTAGTAGGGATAGGGTTAGTAGTACGGATAGCACCAGCAATCAATCAGATGGTTACTATGCAAACATGTCAGCAGGATATAAAACTTCGTTTTCTGAGGAAAGCCTGTCTCTTAGGAAGAGTAAACCATCTTCGTCCAGCGTGGAGTATAATTCCAGAATAGGATTCAGGGGGGCAGACTATCAGAGTCCAGGCTTAAGGGCTGTATTTGAAACTCAGCAGCCGGATACTGCGCAATATAAAAATTATTCTGATAACCCGGTAAAACAGGTAGTTACTGAACCTGTTAGTACATTCAGTCTGGATATGGATACAGCCAGTTATGCAAATAGCCGACGGTTTATTGCACATGGCCGGATGCCGCATCCTGATGCAGTGAGAGTAGAAGAATTTATTAATTATTTTCCAAGTACTTCGAATGAGAAATTAACGTCAATAACAGGTTCTCCTTTTTCTGCCGGTTATGAGCTCGCACCCAGCCCATGGAACACAGATAAGGTTCTGTTAAGAGTTAATATTAAGGCAAATGATGTCAATTTTAATCAGTTACCCCCGTCGAATCTTGTTTTTCTGGTAGATACATCTGGTTCGATGTATGGTGAAGACAGACTGGATTTGCTCAAAGAATCATTAAAATTACTGGTAAATAAACTGCGGCCGCAAGATAAAGTTTCTATTGTTGCTTATGCCGGAAGTGCCGGAGTGGCACTGGAACCCACCTCTGGTAGTAATAAAGCCAAAATTCTGGCTGCTATTGATAAATTTGAAGCCGGAGGCAGTACTGCTGGCGGAGAAGGGCTGCAACTGGCTTACAAGATGGCAGAGCGGGGCAAAGTAAACGGTGGAATCAACCGGATATTACTGGCTACTGATGGTGATTTTAATGTTGGTATTAATAGCACAGAAGAGCTGAAAGCATTTGTCAGCAGAGAAAAAGAAAAGGGTATAACATTATCTACACTTGGTTTTGGTGATGATAATTTCAATGATGCAATGATGGTTCAGATTGCTGATGCAGGTAATGGTAATTACAGCTACATCGATAGCCTCGAAGAAGCACAAAAGGTATTGCAGGAGGAGATGAGTGCCACTTTGGTTACGGTAGCTAAAGATGTGAAAGCTCAGATCGAATTTAATCCGGCTCAGGTACTTGAGTATCGCCAGATTGGTTATGAAAAACGGCAGTTAAAGCAGGAAGATTTTAATAATGATAAAGTTGATGCAGGTGATATTGGTGCGGGGAAAAAGCTGACGGTTTTATATGAACTGACGCTGGCCGGTGGTAAACCAAGTATTGATCCTTTACGTTATCAGAACAAAAAATCAGCACCAGCTATAAATGCAAACAATAATGAAATTGCTTTTCTTAAATTACGCTGGAAAGCACCACGTGGTCAAAAAAGTGAACTGGCTTCCCTGCCTATAGAAAAGAAAGCTCTGGCCAGTTCTTTTGCTAGCGCCGGAGTAGAAACACGGTTTATGGCCGCTGTGGCTGCATACGGACAAAAATTGCGTAATAATCCTGAATTGTCTAAAACATCTTATCAGCAGATAGCAAGCTGGGCAAATAATGCCAAAGGTGAGGACAAGCAGGGCTACCGCGCTGAATTTGTAAAATTAGTCAGAAAGGCAGCTGCTCTGGACGATAAAGACAACTAA
- the pdxY gene encoding pyridoxal kinase PdxY, which translates to MKNILSIQSHVVFGHAGNSATVFPIRRLGVNVWPLNTVQFSNHTQYKQWKGMVMPAAHLLDIADGIAAIDELKNCDAVLSGYMGSAEQGNAITDIVRKVKQANPQAIYFCDPVMGHPEKGCIVAGGVAEFLCDVALPLSDMIAPNLFELEELNNKQRIHNVEEAVAACRALCNKGPQVVLVKHLSRAGYQTDRFEMLLVTAEEAWHIHRPLVDFGERQPVGVGDMTSGIFLADYLSGKTLLESFEHTTAAVYGVMLETLKRRQYELQVVAAQEEIAHPAHCFQAEKIA; encoded by the coding sequence ATGAAAAATATACTTTCAATTCAGTCTCACGTGGTATTTGGTCATGCAGGTAACAGTGCTACAGTTTTTCCTATCCGTCGGTTAGGTGTCAATGTCTGGCCATTAAATACAGTACAGTTTTCTAACCATACTCAGTACAAGCAATGGAAAGGTATGGTAATGCCGGCTGCACATTTACTGGATATTGCAGATGGTATTGCCGCAATTGATGAATTAAAAAATTGTGATGCTGTACTAAGTGGTTATATGGGTTCAGCTGAGCAAGGCAATGCGATTACTGATATTGTCAGAAAAGTGAAACAAGCTAACCCGCAAGCCATTTATTTTTGTGATCCGGTAATGGGACATCCGGAAAAAGGCTGTATTGTGGCAGGTGGTGTAGCTGAATTTTTGTGTGATGTGGCTTTGCCGCTGAGTGATATGATTGCGCCGAATCTGTTTGAGCTGGAAGAATTGAACAACAAACAACGTATTCATAATGTGGAGGAAGCAGTTGCAGCCTGCCGCGCTTTATGCAATAAAGGTCCGCAGGTGGTTCTGGTGAAACATTTGAGCCGTGCCGGCTATCAGACAGATCGTTTTGAAATGCTGCTGGTCACTGCTGAGGAAGCATGGCATATTCACCGGCCACTGGTAGATTTTGGTGAACGGCAGCCGGTAGGTGTGGGAGATATGACCAGTGGTATTTTTCTGGCTGATTATCTGTCTGGTAAGACCTTGCTGGAGTCATTTGAGCATACTACTGCTGCAGTATACGGCGTTATGCTGGAAACTCTGAAACGCCGGCAGTATGAGTTGCAGGTGGTCGCTGCTCAGGAAGAAATAGCTCATCCTGCACATTGCTTTCAGGCTGAGAAAATAGCCTGA
- a CDS encoding YggS family pyridoxal phosphate-dependent enzyme, whose product MKNTDILIQHWQQVLANINDVCRQTAAPQPVQLIAVSKTFPANDIITLYEAGQRDFGENYIQEFSEKTSQLAELDVVWHMIGHIQSNKSRIVAERAHWVHTIDREKIARRLHERRPEYLPPLNVCIEVNISAESNKHGISPDKSELLTLANMISELPRLKLRGLMCVAKAGSTDTELQQQFHQMQNLLQYLHQAGFAVDVLSMGMSADLSIAIACGATHVRVGSAIFGQRNYTQTENNS is encoded by the coding sequence ATGAAAAATACAGACATCTTAATTCAACACTGGCAACAGGTACTGGCAAACATAAATGATGTCTGCCGGCAAACTGCGGCACCACAGCCGGTACAGCTGATTGCTGTCAGTAAAACCTTTCCTGCCAATGATATCATTACTTTATATGAGGCTGGTCAGCGTGATTTTGGTGAAAACTATATTCAGGAATTCAGCGAAAAAACCAGTCAGCTCGCTGAGCTGGATGTTGTCTGGCACATGATAGGGCATATTCAGTCAAATAAAAGCCGAATTGTGGCAGAACGGGCACACTGGGTACACACTATTGATCGTGAAAAAATTGCCCGGCGGCTGCATGAGCGGCGTCCTGAATATTTACCGCCCCTCAATGTCTGTATTGAGGTGAATATTTCAGCAGAAAGCAATAAACATGGTATTAGCCCAGATAAAAGCGAATTACTGACACTGGCTAATATGATCAGCGAATTACCGCGTCTTAAACTGCGCGGACTTATGTGTGTAGCCAAGGCCGGTAGCACAGACACTGAATTACAACAACAGTTCCATCAGATGCAAAACCTGTTACAGTACTTGCACCAGGCCGGTTTTGCTGTTGATGTATTATCAATGGGTATGAGCGCGGATTTAAGTATTGCTATAGCTTGCGGAGCTACTCATGTACGGGTAGGCAGTGCAATTTTCGGGCAGCGCAACTACACTCAGACAGAAAATAATTCTTAG